A window of the Planctomycetaceae bacterium genome harbors these coding sequences:
- the proB gene encoding glutamate 5-kinase, which produces MRNFTNSKLIIVKIGTSTLSKNGGVNSSYILSVAKQIAELAKLGKEAVIITSGAIGMGAGKLKITEAVTDIEMRQACAAVGQPLLMSEYRKAFDKFGLTCAQVLLTTEVLNNRKTYLHLKNSIETLLKLGVVPILNENDCVATDEIGSAFGDNDKLSALVASKLDADVLIILTDIDGLYDKNPKEHDDAQLVKVVYEITPEILKSAGAKGSKFATGGMKTKIEAVKIASNAGCRIVLANGQTKNVITKIIAGEDIGTVFMPKRKLDNRLRWILNSTAKGKITIDNGAAEAIKKNKSLLPKGVKAVSGNFEPGDVVMLNETAKAVVNFSDEDLKKIAGRHSSEIKAILGQGKKDVVATPENIVFLDY; this is translated from the coding sequence ATGAGAAATTTTACTAATTCCAAATTAATAATCGTTAAAATCGGCACAAGCACGTTGAGCAAAAACGGCGGCGTCAACAGCAGCTATATTCTCTCTGTCGCCAAGCAAATCGCCGAGCTTGCCAAATTGGGCAAAGAAGCTGTTATAATCACCTCCGGCGCTATTGGTATGGGAGCGGGGAAACTCAAAATCACCGAGGCAGTTACCGATATCGAAATGCGTCAGGCGTGCGCAGCGGTTGGTCAGCCTTTGCTTATGAGCGAGTACAGAAAGGCCTTCGACAAATTCGGCCTTACGTGCGCACAGGTTCTTTTGACCACTGAAGTACTAAACAACCGGAAAACATATCTGCATCTGAAAAATTCCATCGAGACTCTTTTAAAACTCGGTGTTGTTCCGATTCTCAATGAAAACGACTGCGTAGCGACCGACGAAATCGGTTCGGCATTCGGCGACAACGACAAATTGAGCGCACTTGTCGCAAGTAAACTTGATGCGGATGTTTTGATAATTCTTACGGATATCGACGGTCTGTACGACAAAAATCCGAAAGAACACGACGACGCACAACTTGTGAAAGTCGTTTATGAAATTACGCCGGAGATACTGAAAAGTGCCGGGGCAAAAGGCAGTAAATTCGCCACTGGCGGAATGAAAACAAAAATCGAAGCGGTGAAAATCGCATCAAACGCAGGCTGTCGAATCGTGCTGGCAAACGGTCAGACGAAAAACGTAATCACGAAAATTATCGCAGGCGAAGACATCGGCACAGTCTTTATGCCGAAGCGAAAACTCGATAACCGGCTCCGCTGGATTTTAAACAGCACAGCAAAGGGAAAAATCACTATCGATAACGGCGCTGCCGAGGCGATAAAGAAAAATAAATCCCTGCTGCCAAAGGGGGTAAAAGCCGTCAGCGGCAATTTTGAGCCAGGCGATGTGGTTATGCTCAACGAAACAGCCAAAGCGGTGGTAAATTTCAGCGATGAAGATTTAAAGAAAATAGCCGGCCGGCACAGCAGCGAAATCAAGGCCATTCTCGGTCAGGGGAAAAAAGACGTAGTTGCAACTCCGGAAAACATTGTTTTTCTTGATTATTGA